From Triticum urartu cultivar G1812 chromosome 2, Tu2.1, whole genome shotgun sequence, a single genomic window includes:
- the LOC125534108 gene encoding uncharacterized protein LOC125534108, giving the protein MASSRRDLLVALCVAALLAVGSESHGLEDFGSEGKTEATPEMASFFGAKPEAAVLPEALDNSMAAKPEAASAMPTTTSTNPRASPPRRSVAVAAGVACGVAALAVVGVAVAVAFVVRARRGERREAEVHLG; this is encoded by the coding sequence ATGGCGTCCTCCCGGCGAGATCTGCTCGTGGCGCTCTGCGTGGCGGCGCTCCTGGCCGTCGGGTCGGAGTCCCACGGGCTGGAGGACTTCGGCAGCGAGGGGAAGACGGAGGCGACGCCCGAGATGGCCTCCTTCTTCGGCGCCAAGCCCGAGGCCGCCGTGCTCCCGGAGGCGCTGGACAACTCCATGGCCGCCAAGCCGGAGGCGGCATCGGCGATGCCCACCACCACCAGCACCAACCCGCGTGCGTCCCCGCCGCGCAGATCCGTGGCCGTCGCGGCCGGCGTGGCCTGCGGCGTCGCGGCCCTGGCGGTGGTCGGCGtggccgtcgccgtcgccttcgtGGTGCGCGCCAGGCGCGGCGAGAGGCGCGAGGCCGAGGTCCATCTCGGCTAA